The Haliaeetus albicilla chromosome 11, bHalAlb1.1, whole genome shotgun sequence sequence gtggggaggagatctgggATGGGCTGGTGAAAGGCGGTCCTTGCAGGGGGTATGCGCCCCACGTCCTCCATCCTTTGGTCTGGCAGTGAGGCACGGTGccaggagaggggctgggcAGCGGGTTGAGAGCGGGCAGCTCGCTGCCCTTGtaggctggaggagcagcagtaTTGGGGCCATGCAGGGGCCGAGCAGGGGAAAGGATGCTGGTGGGCATTTCTTGAGGTGCTGGGATGCCCCAaaccagccctgccctggctgctaCAGCCCAGCCACCGCTGCAGGCTCCAGCCCCACACCTTGCAGAGTGGAAGGttaattgttgtttttttaatgagacaAAGGTATGTTGAGCCCTTGGCAATGCAAAATCCATCCGAGTTACTTGTATGGCTGAAGCTGAGTACAAAAGCACTCTGAGCAGCTGCCAGGTGGACGCATGGCAGCACCTCTGCCATCGGGGGCTCACCAGCACCCGCCGGCCAACCTGCCCATGGGACAAGGGAGGGCTCAGTGAGCAGGTGCTGGGCTCTGCAAACACTGCACCAGGGAGGGAGGGCACGGCAGCAGGCAGAGTGGGGCTGGAAGAATGGTCCCGAGTGTGTGGCCAGGGAGCCAAGGGTTTATTTGAGACTGAGGTTAGGGATAAATTGGGAAACAAGGTGGTGGTTATTgggcaggaaggggaaaaagcatgTGATGTCCACAGGTCCCAGAGAGGCTGGCTGGGGTCTGGCTGGGGCAAGCAGTGCAGGAGGAGCCTGGGCCGTGCTGGTGGACCTGGGACATGCCAGAAGGTCCTGCTCTGTCACCACAGCAGGCAGGCATTCCCTGCCGggaagcaggcagggagctgggaaggGCAGGAGCGCCACGGTGCCACACCAGCtgggagggacaggcagggcatGTATGGACAAGGGAGTCTGCCATGGCCATGCTGCTCTGTAAGCACAGGGGACTGGAAGTGGGAAAGCAGCGAGCTGTGGTGAGGATGGTGTGGGGAAAGGGTTGGGACCTctcctggtgggatggggggagtgagcagaGGGCTCTACCCTGCGCAGGTCAGGTCCCTGCCCCTCTAGCTCTCCCAGATCTTAGCCTCGCTGGCAGAAGGCAGGGTACTGCCAGAGGCTTCACCTGGAGGCCTGCGGGATGTAcctgcctcctcccctcacCCGTGGTGGCTCTGGCAGTAGGTTTCCCTAGAGATCCCCAGTGGGCCTAAGAGAAGCATAAAGAAGCTCTGGCAGCGGTAGGACctggaggagagggagcaggCCATCTCTCTGGGGTGAGCCAGAcggcagcgcagggggacaggagGTGCTGCGGGGCTGGGATGCAGCGGCCCAAACGCCCTTACCGAGGGGATGGAGGACTGATGAGTTTTATCAACTGTGACTGCATCCTGTGGGAGGATGGGGAGCATCAGCCTGGtttgaggaagaggagaggggtGTGGGCAGGGTGAGGCATCTGGGCACCTGGCTTGCCCTGAGGGCTGCAGCCTGAGTTCCCCCTGCTCTGGCCTCTTCAGAAAATCTGCACCTGGCGTCAGTCCCGTGATTTACTGAGGCTGGTTTGGGCACGCATGCCACCACCTCACCTGTGCCAGGGCCCTCCTGGTGCTGGGAGAAGCATGTGAGGTTTCTTGGTTTTAGGGGTGGTGGTGTGTTTCCTGTGGAGGGTGTCTGCTCATGGCCGCCCCAGTGTGCAGTGGCAGTGGGATGTGGTCCTCCATGGGGTGGTTGGTGTCCAGCTGTGCTTTCCTTGACGGGGATGCCCTCAGGCGGTGTGTTCTTCATCCAGGAGAGCTTCGTGCTGCAGCATGTGGCTGCCCTGTGCGAGTGGATGTTCATTATCGATGTCCTGGTCTTCTACGGCACCTTCACCTTTGAGTTTGGGGCCATCTCCACAGACACCTTCCTGGTCCTGCTGAAAGCCAGCCGGGCTCCCAAAAGTTACAAAGGCGAAAGCGGCGTGTCCAGCACAGCCCACGTCCACAGCCACGTGGAGGGCCTGGCTATGGCCTGACCCCCGCAGGAGGCAGAGTCACAGTGGAGACCCCTAAATAGGGCTCTGCCAGTGACTCCTCCGCCTTGAATGTCTCCGAGACCCTGGCTGCCTCGGGgtgcgtgtgtgcatgtgtgtgcacgcGTGGGCGTGCGGTGCCCTCCCCTCCTGGTGGGAGCTGTGGCCGGCGCTCCTCTGGCAGCTGGTGTCCCCTGCAGgagctgccccctccctgccctcaggGTTTGGGGTCACTGCTGTGGTGCCAGCCCGGTGCTGCTATCGGCAGAGCCAGGATCTGCCCCTGCGCCTCTGGGGTTGCCCCGTCTGAGTCGGGGGCTGTCAGAGGCAATCATACAGAGGCCCCCTTCTGTAAGGGACGTGGGGGAACAGGGAGCTCACCCTCCCCTCATCACGTAAGCCTGGTGTGCTGGGGAGGGGTGGATCACCgttcctccctcctccacagCCACTGGGGTAGGGTTCAGCAGACCAAGCCTTCCAGCCGGCCTCTGTGACTGTCAGAGGAGCCAAAAACCCAGAGTGCCTTTTCCCTTCCTCGGGAGGTGATGGCAGTGTCAGTCTGTCTGCAACCCCAGTGAGGATGGCGGGGGGGCTGTctcttcctgcctgcctgcctgggtGGGGGTAGTGCCTTGATGacaccagcagccccagttgGACCACACTGGCCTTCCCAGCCAGGGCTCTTGCTGCTTGGGGCCTTCCATGACTCCAGCCGATGACTTTCCCACATTTTTTCAGCTTGGAGGAGAATTGCTGAGGCAGGTTTCACCTCCTGCGCTATGGCATTCCCATGCTCCCTGGCAGTCAGCTAGGTTAGGAAATGGGTCTCCTCATTTACTGTCACACTGGGGATGTCCTGCAAGCACAGTGCTTGCAGAGCAGTGGATTTCCCCTCCATAGGGCAGCCAACCTAAGCTGTCATGCCGGGGAGCTGGCACACCCCAGTCCCAGTCTCCCAGCGCAGGGgtgggctgctgccagccctcccACCGAGGGAGTGCAGGCACAGAAAGGGGAAGCACTTCTGTAGGAACAGAGGAAGGTTGCACCCCGTTCTTCTGGGACTCCGAAATCCGTCCGCTGGTGCCCTCCCCAGCGGTGAGCCTGGCCAGCGCCTGCCTGGTGAGAGCCTGTCCTTCTCGGCCCCATCCTGGGGCATcctgggcagggggctggggtggaggggtgAGGTGTAGAGGGAGATGAATgcgtgtgtgtacacacacacacacacacacatttgctgctgctgctgtgtacATTGATCAGGTTGGGCTTCCTGATTCACCCACCTTTTCAAAATCGGCCTATAAATCCACCAGTATATGTAGTTCAAAGAGGAGCATTTCTGACTTTAAtatatgtttaaatatatatatatatatatcaagaGAGAACAGTGAATTTACAATAATAAAAGTGAAAATCAGCCAAGGGCAAGGCAGTCCGTCCTTCCCCACTGCGCAGGACTAGGGTAGCGACCAGCTTTGGGGTGAGGGTCCAAAGGGACAAGGGACGAAGGGTGCTGCGGCTCTTGGGGGACCGCCGTGAGCCCGGGGCTCGGTTCCCTGTGCGGGGTGTCAGGCAGGTGGAAGACAAGCGGTTTCACCCGGGGTGCAGCGGCCTGGAGTCGCacgtcccgtcccgtcccgtcggGGCGTCCCCCGGCCCCCCTTACCGCTGTCCCCGCCGGGGCGGAGCTGGGCCCGGGAAGCCCCGGGAGGCGGAGCCGGGCCGGGACTTtcccggggccgcggccggggcgAGGCGGCCGCGCTGGGGATGGGGCTGAAGGTAAGCGGCCGGGGCggcgcgggccgggccgggccgggccgccgcaGGGCAGGCGGGGGCGAGGGGGGCGGCGCGGGGTGGGGGCCTCTGCCCGGGGGTGCCGGTCCCCCCGGGCCGGGATGAGCGCGGCTGAGCCGTGTGCCTGCCGGGCAGCGGGCAGGGCTGCTTGCATCAGCGGGGAGAGCATCTCGGCCGAAAGCACCCGTGCGCCCGCccgggcccggggggggggatgcgCCCGGGGGGGTGCTGGGCCTCGATGCTGAGCCCCGCTGTCCGTCGTGCGGAGCAGCCTCCCGCGCTCTGTCCCGACTCGGCCCCTCAGCTCTCGCGATGGGCGCGCTGGGGCGACGGGGGCGGGGGTACCCGGATTCCCAGTGGAAAGGGAGCTGAACTGGTCGAGAGGTTTGAAGTTTCGGTGCTAGGGCTGCCCATCCCGGCTGAGGGGTCTGGGGCGGCCAGCCGCCAGGAGCTCCTGGCCTCCCGCTCACCGCGGCAGCCACGCCGGTCCCCGGCTGGCTCTCGGCTGGCTCCCAGCTGGCTCCAGGGCTAGCTGGGAGAGGAGATGTTGGGAGGATACAGGCTGGAGAGACATCTGCTCTCTTGGCGTGGGGAGGAGAAAGCCAAGTCCCGGCGCTGGTGCTGATACTCGTTTCCCTGCCAGTGGGGAAGCTgcttattttcctgtttctgtgtTGCCGGTGAATACGGCTCCATCCTGCGGCTCTCCCTCCGCATGCTGATCCCTGCCAGCGCAGCGAGCAGGGCTGGCTCACTGCCTGCCCCCAGGAGAAGGAATCCGTGCCCACAGGCTCACCCAGCTCTACCCCAAAAGGAGCCGTGAACACCAACACAGTAGTGATACCGCAGGCAGAGTGGAAACCAGGGAGAGTGAGAGACGGCAAACGCCCGGCTGGCGCTGAGAGGGGTTTTCTGAGAGCGCGCAGATAGACAACCAGAGCCGATGGTTCATAACACAACACCAAAGCGGCAGATTTACAGGCCCTAGAGGAGGAAACCAGAAGATCAGTGGGTTTGCCAAAACCAACTTGATAGCCACAATGGGAGTAAAGGCATTTTCTGCAGAGAGAGACAAATGGCTTGAGGTGCTCGAGGGCAGGCTGTCGGGGAGAGGGAGGCTTGGACAACTTTCAGGGAGAGGGGATTTCTCTCTGCCACGCTTACAAGTCCTCACCAAGGACTTGGTTTCCAGGAAGGGTCTCAGAACAAAGTCCCTGTGAACGCTGTGCGAGAGGGACTTGGCAGCCTCTCACCAGACCCTTGACAGCAGCTGTTGGGACTCCTGGGATGGAGCAGAGCACAGGATTTGTGTAGAAAGCAAGGTCAGGTATTTAGGGCCATCATTTGCAGGCATTAGCAGGCCTCAGGGGAAACAAAATGCACAGGGAATAGTATGTAGAGGAGCAGCCAGCTGGGTGGCTGGAACATGTCAGCTGTACACCAGCGCGGTTTGGAGCAGAGCCGCACTCGTGCCGCCTCCTGCGTTTCTGGAGTGCCCTTTCCCATGGCTGCTaaaagctcctgctgcagacAGACGGACAGACGTTTCCCCCCTGCCTGCAGGGCATCAGCTCTGCAAGTCAGCTGGCTGTCAcgggaggaaagaaaatagcacCTGCATTACTAGGTCATGTTCAAGGAGCTGCAGGCATGGAAGAATGGCTTTAACTCCTGCTTCTTGCCGGCAGCTGGCTCTTAATTGAAGCAGTCTGGCTGGCACGGGAAGACTGCACCATCCGGCAAGGGTGCTGTGGCAGTGCTGTGCTCCAGGCCAGGGAGCTGGTGCTGCTCCAGGCAGTGTGTCACACTGGTGTTGCTGCTCTTTTCCCCCATTCCCAGCAATGCCCAGAGAATCCTTCCTGAGCCCTAGGAAGGTCTGAAGATAAGGAGGAATTTAGCCCAGCAAAGGGGGGCTGCACTGTGTGTGCAAGCCTAAGGTCGAGGCCAGACACGCTGGGTACCACAGAGCAGGAGATGCTACTGATGGCAGGAGGGGGAGATGGGTCCCCTTCTGGGATGTGTGAGGGATAAAAGCCGAGTGTGCTACACTCTTAGGGGAAACCCGAGGTCCTGGGGGCCTGAAGGGCAGGGCTGCTCGGCACAGGAGGCAGGACTTACCTTGAGAGCAGGTCTGAGTTGCCTGAGGTTGCTCTTCCAGGAACAAGGAAGTGGCTGATGATGCTCCAGCTCTGCTCGATGAGCAAGGTGGGCTTCCTCTAATGCGCGCTGCGCAAGTGTGCAGACATATGGCCAGCAACCTCCCAAGTGAGCCAGAGCTGCGCGGGCTGGGGAGATGCAGGCATGACCCCATGATGTTCCTTAGTCATGCTGCTTGGTGCAACAAGTGGCTGTGTCTGGGGCAGCGATGAGTGAGCTGTGAAAACCCCTCTAGAGGGGATGGGGCTGATGGCACTGGAGAAGGGGAGCTGTTCCGTTCAAGGGGCACAGTCTGTTCTTCTCTAGCATCTTCGTGCCTGGGCTCCCCCAGCCAGGCTCCACAGGTAGGGTTCGAGGTGGCTGTTCCCAGCACACTGAGGAAGGATGTTTGTCCCCTCCTTCAACTCTCTGGGAAATCTGTGCCAGCAGATGAGTCGCTGGCTGGTGGTGGCAGGCTGAGGCTGCCCAGGCAGGATGTCTGGTGGGATCCCAACAGCAGGCAGCTTGTGCTGCTTCCCACAGGCCAGCGGGGGGTTGTGTCCGTGCTCCCAGGCTTTCGGAAGCCCCTGCAGAACAGCGGGAGGAAGGTTCCACCTCATTTCACAGTGCTGGATCTCCACCTTCACCCTCCTTGCGCCCCCCACTGCACTTGCAGGTCCCTCGGACCCCATGTTCCGGGCTGCACCAGCTGTCTGGGCTGCATCCTGCAGGTAGGttgggcaggggctgctggagcTCAGCTGGGCTCAGGTGACAAGCCTGCCGGGAAGAACCTCAGGCCTGGGGCCACAGGGCAGCCCCTTTGGAGGACTTGAGTGGCTGGAAAAAATCTCCTTGAAAAGgctcttttcagcttctgaagaaTATGAGTCATGCACGGGTTGAACaatccccttccttcccctcttctcccacaCACCCAAAATCCCCTGAGTGGGACCCGCAGCAACCACTGATTCAGAAATTCAGGGTATGAGGGCACTGCGGAGTCAgatacaggggttttttttctttttttttctttccattgcttAGCGAGGAGAAGAAATGTGGAGCAAGAGAGTGTGCCCGGAGGCTCTGCTCTGATCCTGCCCCTTTGCTAGAAGTCTCTGGTGGTTTCCCGTGGTCAGGCAGACCTTGACCCCAGTGGGACCTCCATCTGTGGTAACCGGCAGTCCCCGCGGTGATGCTGGGGCTGGATGGGTTGCTGAGACCAGCCTCTTCCTCCCCGGTGAGTAGGAGGGTGCAAGCGCTGTGGGTGGCGGGGAAGgggccctgctgctggcagttCCTTGCTGGGGTTGGTGGGGAGCATGCAGCGCTGGGTGCTGGGATGGCGGGAGATGCTCCCGCATGGGTCTCTGGGGCTGCTGCTCCCGCTTTGAAACCAGATGCTTTCTAGCGGGAAAGAGGCAATGGGAACACAGATGACAAATGCCTCTCTCAGACCACCTTTGTGGGAAGGATGCAGGGCTTGCCGTGTAAGTggaaactgggggagtgggaaAGCACCCCTTTGGGTGCCTGGCAAAGGGCTGCCGCGCACTGACTTTGGTCTGCAGAGTCTGGAGAGCTTCCCCCGGCCAGGGGGCAGACAGCGGGCTTTGGGGCAGCTGCTCCTGTTTGGGTCCAGGGGGGCTTGGAGGAGACATCCCTGTGCGGGAGGTGCCTCACCAAGGTGAGAAGATGGGGGCTGGGGACCTGGGAGGCCCCAGGGGCCGCTGCTGGGTTTTGTGGCCCGGTCCGGGTGGTTCCGGCCACGCTGCGCTGCAGGTCTGGCTGGGAAAGGGCTCGACGGCTGGTCAACGGGGACTGGGGCCCAAAGCAGGGCGGGTGGCCGGGGACGGCGGGGGGCAAACCCCTCCGTGCTCCCGGGGGGGAAACTCGGGACCTTCGGGCGCTCCGGAGGTGCCAGGCAGCGGCCAAGCGAgagcggccggggcgggggggggaggcgggcggcCGCCGGGTTTTCCAGTCCGCCCGAAGCCCAAAACTCCCAGGCGGCGGGGAGCCGGCCCATCCCACcgcccccgggccgggccgggccgggccggggcagccggcggcgggcgcAGGAGCGGCCGTGCCccgggccgagccgagcggagcccCGCtccgagccgagccgggccccggggcccgggccggggcggggcggggtggTGACGCGCGGTCCCGTCATTTCCCGGCTCGGCGGGGTTTCTAGGGACTTTCCGGAGCGGCGGTGCCTTCCTGCCGCCGCCGGTCCCCGCTCACCCCCGCGCTCTCCCCGCAGGCCGGCGGCCGGCCCCGCGCAGACATGGACGAGCAGTTCCAGCCCGTGAGTGCTGCACGGGGCGGCTCGGCGCCGCGGGAGGGGGGAGTCTCTGCCTGgacccggccccggccccggccccggccccggccccggcgctgGGCTGGGAGCAGTGCCTGCCCCCAcgggtggggtgggaggtgggggtcTGCCGGTGCCCCCGGGGTGGGCAGTGGGGGGTCTGCAGGTGCCactggggtgggaggtgggtgGTCTGTGTCTGCCCCCAGGGTGGGAGattggcgggggggggtgtcctgtGCCTGCCTCCGGGGTGGGAGATGGGGGGTCAGTGTCTGCCCACAGGGTGGGCAAAGGGGGTCTGCTGGTGCCCCCAGGGGTGGGCAATGAGGGGTTTGCACCTGCCCACCCCTCTTCCCAGGGAGGGGCGGGGGATCTGTGCCTgccccttgcccccccccccccggccaagGTGGGCACTGGGGGTCTGTGCCAGACTGGCCGTCCCCCAGGGTGGGAGATGTGGGTCTGTGCCTGCCCCCCAGGACGGCTGGGGATTCCAGCCTCAACGCGCTCATCACACTCATCTTCCCTCAGTGCCTGGATGGGATTGACTACGATGACTTCAATTTCGGCTCCCACATGATGGAGCAGAAGGAGCCCCTGATGGAGACAGGTAAAGGCCCCTCTGGCTGTGCCCTCCTGGGGTCCCCAGCTGCAGCGGGGTTTCCCAGCAGGCTGACTCACACCTCGTAGTTCCCAGCAGCGCCACGGGCCATGTCCCCACTGGCCCCTCTGTGGGCTGGCTGGGAATCCCTGCCCCATGCCTTTGGGACAGGGACTGTTCGGTCTCGCCCCACTGCTCTGTCTACCAAGGACTTGAGGTTGGGCTGCAATGggtccccaggggctccccactCCCCAAGTGCCAAAGCATCCTCTggcccttccctcctctccctgccgcTCTGACCGCTGCTGCCGGCTGGGCTCTGACAGCACAGGGGCCAGGGGCCCTGAGGACCCCCATGGGACAGACAGGGGTCACTTCACCTTCAGCACCGTCCCCGTACCTCCAGCATCCTTACTGGAAACATGCAGTTTGGTTATCCTGTGTTTCTCACCGGTGCCTCTCCTCTTTGTCCTCCAGTGGAAGGTCCCTACCTTCTCATCATCGAGCAGCCAAAGCAGGTAAGGATGTCACCCAGGTAAGGGCAGGTGTAGCAGTCACCCCCTGCTCTCATAGCGTCAAGTTTGGGCCACCCTTGGCTGACCCACTCTTTGCCTCCACAGCGGGGGTTCCGTTTTCGGTACGGCTGCGAGGGCCCTTCACATGGGGGGCTTCCGGGGGCATCCAGCGAGAAGGGACGCAAGACCTATCCCACCGTCAAGGTGAGCGCTACCCTGGGCGGGGGGACGGGGCAGCGTCTTCAGCCGGTGTGCATGGGCACCAGGAGGGTGCCTTGAAGGAAGGATGGGAAATGTATATTCAGCTGTGTGTGTTTCGTGGCGCTGGAGGGATGGGAGGACTGCAGCAGGAGGGGTGGTGACCATGGGGAGGGCTAGTAGGGGTTTGCAGAGAgtcctgcagcctcccaggTTATTGTACCTGACTCCCATCTCCTTTCTCCCTGCAGATCTGCAACTACACAGGTATGGCCCGGATCGAGGTGGACCTGGTGACACACAGCGACCCTCCCCGCGTGCATGCCCACAGCCTGGTGGGCAAGCAGTGCAATGAGGCTGGCAACTGCGTCGCGATCGTGGGACCCAAGGACATGACAGCTCAGTATGTGTGAGGGAGACCCAGAGTGGCCTTTTGCCTACATGGGGTAGCTGGGGGGCTGGCTGCAGCTTACAggctggggagaagaggggggtTAGTGTATCCAGGAGCTGGGTTCACTGGATGGAGCCAGGAGTCGGTTTAGACAAGGTCATCAGCACAGCTCTGTCCCTTGAGCATTTTGCCCAGCTCTGGGTCCAGCATGTGCAGCTTGTTTTGGGCTTCTGTCCTCAGGGTTGCGGCTCCCCAGCTTTGCAGATGACATCTGTAGCCAGCCTGAGTCACAGGATTATTCGGCAACTGCTGCAGTTGCTCTTACAAATCCAGCCTTGGCTGCTGGCTCAGCCTGGTCCCATTTGCATCCCTCTGGCCTCCAGCCCTCCCAGGCCTCCCCTTTGGACTTGTCACCTGTGGAAGCCTGGAGTTTCCCAGCCACCTCTTTTCTGggctcctttcctctcctctgtggTTACTGTTATGCCCTGCACATGCTGACCCCCCACTGCCTGAGCAGCACTACTCTGTGCTTTGCTCAGCTCCTTCCCGGCTGTGGGAGCCCATGTGCCCCCCAGGccggctgctcccagccctgctgctcccagaTCCCAGCGGGatccctcttctcctccaggtTCAGCAACCTGGGTGTGCTCCATGTCACCAAGAAGAATATGATGGAGATCATGAAGGAAAagctgaagcagcagaagaTGCGTAACAGGAGCCATCTCCTGACAGGTGAGGGCAGCCTGGGGGCTCAGTGGGACTCAGCGCCCGAGGGTGACCACTGTGGGGCTGGGGTTAGCGTGAGGCTGGGGGGATGGGTAGGGGGACCTGGAGCCCCATCCCCTCACCTAGCCTGACAGtatctccccctgccctggcagaaGCGGAGCTGCGTGAGATCGAGCTGGAGGCAAAGGAGCTGAAGAAGGTGATGGACCTGAGCATTGTGCGGTTGCGCTTCACTGCCTACCTCCGCGACAGCAGCGGGAACTTCACGCTGGCCCTCCAGCCTGTCATCTCAGACCCCATCCACGACAGCAGTGAGCGTGGGGCCAGACCGGGGAGGGGATGGAGCAGGATGGGGTAAGGAGGTGAGGGATGCTCTGtctgccacagcagctcccAATGCCTCCTCTTGCTCCGCAGAGTCCCCAGGAGCTTCCAACCTGAAGATCTCACGGATGGATAAGACGGCAGGCTCTGTGCGGGGAGGGGATGAAGTCTACTTGCTGTGTGATAAAGTTCAGAAAGGTAAAAGCCGTTCCCTCCAGCCGAAATCTTCCTGAGGGGCTGTGGCAGGAGAGGTATGGGGCCCCTGGGTGGCCAGTGGTCCGTGCCCCCAGagcctggctggggcagggagacaGGCAGTGCCAGCATCCGTTCTCTCCCCAGATGACATCGAGGTGCGTTTCTACGAGGATGATGAGAACGGCTGGCAGGCCTTCGGGGACTTCTCCCCCACTGACGTGCACAAGCAGGtatgggggaggcaggggggtgTCCTGCCGTGCCCAGAGGCAGGCGGGTGccctgtggggtgggggagccCCGTCCCCGGCTCTGGGGAGGAGCGGGACCCCACGTCCGTCTGTCCTGCCCACAGTACGCCATTGTCTTCCGCACACCCCCCTACCACAAGCCCAAGATTGACCGTCCCGTCACCGTCTTCCTGCAGCTGAAGCGGAAGCGGGGGGGCGACGTGAGCGACTCCAAGCAGTTCACCTACTACCCCGTGGTGGAAGGTGAGCCACCCCCCGGGCAGGCCAGTGTGCCCCCGCCACCGGGGCTGCCCCTCACCCCACTgcccctctctccctgcagatAAGGAAGAAGTGGAGAGGAAGCGCAAGAAAGTCCTGCCTCAATTTCCCCAGCACTTTGGCGGGGGCTCGCACATGGGGGGTGCCggtgggggggccgggggcttTGGCTCTGGAGGAGGTGAGTGGGgatgcctcttttccctcccagcTTGGGCAGCCGCGGTCTGGCCCTGGGggctccctgctcctctcctgcctcaCCCGTCCTCCCCCTTGCTCCACAGGCGGGAACCTCAGCTTCCCCTACTCCACCGGGCTGGCCTACAACAGCATCTACTCGCCCGGCCCCCACCCTGTGGGGGGCTACCAGGGGGGTGTGCAGATGAAGGGCCCCGAGGTGGAGGGGCCCGGGAGCGACAGGCAGGTGCCTGCGGAGAGCATGTACTGCAAGGAGCTGCAGAAGCACGGTAGGAGGGGGCTGGGCTGGAGTGAGGGCTGGGGAACATTGCTTGGGAGAGGTGACATGGGTCAGGGACCTTTTGGGGCCAGGTGCCGCTCTCCTCCATGCCTgggggggatgcaggagggTGGATGGGGCTGCTGCTCCCGGCAGTGATATCCTGCTttgccccccagcccagctctgccagctgtgGATGCTGGCACTGGCCCGCCGCAATGCCCATGCCCTGCTCGACTACTCAGTCACCGCCGACCCCCGCATGCTGCTGGCAGTCCAGAGGCACCTGGCCGCGTCACAGGATGAGAACGGAGACACGTGAGTACACGAGGGGTTTGGGGAGAGAGCATGGGAGCACCGTTGGCCATCAGAGCCATTTTGGGGGCTgttgggggtgggaggtggcaGGGAGAAGCATGGAGCTGAGTCAGGGGCCACCCCGCTCTCTCTGCAGGCCTTTGCACCTCGCTATTATCCATGAGCAGACAGCTGTAATCAAGCAGCTGATTGAGGTCATTGTTagcatccccagccagcagatCATCAACATCTCCAATAACCTGCAGCAGGTACATGTTACCCAGAGCAGCCGGTTCTTCTCTACCTGGGGCTTGTTCCTGTTTCCCGACCCTGGGGGTTCCCATTGCTGCTTCCACTGAggggaggctgcagggctgAGCACGGTGCAGCCATGCTGGCAAGGACGATGGTGCAGGACTTGGCTCCTCTTGTGAGCACTGCTGACAAGGTGCTGCTGTCCTGCAGACGCCGTTGCATCTGGCAGTCATCACCAAGCAGCCCCAAGTggtccagctcctgctgcaagCCCGTGCTGACCCCACCTTGCTGGACCGCTATGGCAATTCCCTGCTGCACCTGGCACTCCAGGCTGGTGATGAAGAGATGCTGAGGACGCTGCTGGCCCACCTGGGCTCAGCTGCTCCTTACCTGCTCCGTCTGCCCAATTTCCATggtgagtggggctgggagaTGAGGGGCAGGAACCTGGCAGTGACGTCGTGGGCTCAGCCAAAGGGCTGCTGAGCCTCCCCCCCTGTTGCAGGCCTCCTGCCTGTGCACTTGGCCATAAAGGCAAAGAGTTTGGCCTGCCTGGACCTGCTGGTAAGGAAGGGAGCGGATGTGAATGCTGTGGAGAGGCAGGGCGGGAGGACCCCACTGCACCTGGCTGTGGAGATGGAGAACCTGAACATGGCCACCCACCTTGTGAAGAAGGTATGGGGGGGGCTGGTGGGTTGGTAGCTGTGGGACAAGGGTGGGGCACAGCATCCTACAGGACCCTGGCAGAAGTGGagggtctctggtggtcttgGGGTgacagggggtggggggaaggcagCCCCCAGGCAGCCCATACTCACAGCCTTGCACCTTTCTCCATAGCTGGGAGCAGATGTCAACAGCAGGACTTATGCCGGGAACAGCCCCCTGCACCTGGCTGCTGGTCTGGGCTCCCCAACTCTCACCAAACTGCTCCTCAAAGCTGGTAAGGCGCTaccctc is a genomic window containing:
- the NFKB2 gene encoding nuclear factor NF-kappa-B p100 subunit → MLGLDGLLRPASSSPAGGRPRADMDEQFQPCLDGIDYDDFNFGSHMMEQKEPLMETVEGPYLLIIEQPKQRGFRFRYGCEGPSHGGLPGASSEKGRKTYPTVKICNYTGMARIEVDLVTHSDPPRVHAHSLVGKQCNEAGNCVAIVGPKDMTAQFSNLGVLHVTKKNMMEIMKEKLKQQKMRNRSHLLTEAELREIELEAKELKKVMDLSIVRLRFTAYLRDSSGNFTLALQPVISDPIHDSKSPGASNLKISRMDKTAGSVRGGDEVYLLCDKVQKDDIEVRFYEDDENGWQAFGDFSPTDVHKQYAIVFRTPPYHKPKIDRPVTVFLQLKRKRGGDVSDSKQFTYYPVVEDKEEVERKRKKVLPQFPQHFGGGSHMGGAGGGAGGFGSGGGGNLSFPYSTGLAYNSIYSPGPHPVGGYQGGVQMKGPEVEGPGSDRQVPAESMYCKELQKHAQLCQLWMLALARRNAHALLDYSVTADPRMLLAVQRHLAASQDENGDTPLHLAIIHEQTAVIKQLIEVIVSIPSQQIINISNNLQQTPLHLAVITKQPQVVQLLLQARADPTLLDRYGNSLLHLALQAGDEEMLRTLLAHLGSAAPYLLRLPNFHGLLPVHLAIKAKSLACLDLLVRKGADVNAVERQGGRTPLHLAVEMENLNMATHLVKKLGADVNSRTYAGNSPLHLAAGLGSPTLTKLLLKAGADVLCENDEPVSPSSSEASSDTDADPEEQELAMELGELAPAMEHSTNREPPVQEHGQAGHRQRHCHTPLDLTRSQKVREILLQASQQGPEAELPTAPRPGKVLSLDSEALQGLEQLLNQDCSGSDWIELAKRLGLCSLVETYKDTPSPSISLLRSYELAGGSLGGLLEALDSMGLRKAVRMLHKTEALEKLQSTELKEDSAYGSESVEEEQAPALALKPGPGGELPHSQQPQVH